A segment of the Panacibacter ginsenosidivorans genome:
CAGGCAAAATTTTTGAATCATCCCAAATTTCAATTTGGTTTATAAAAGGCTTAAAATGTCTTTGTACATCAACTAAAATATCTTTGTCAAAATGACTATAGCTAATGAATACCTTATTTCTTGTTTGTTGAGGATTTGATAAACTTCGCTGATGTGCAACAAGGGGTAGCGTTCCTAGTTCTTGCTTTATATAAAATAATAATTTTGGAGGCTTTCTTTCCTTCTCACAATTGATTCCGGGCTGGCCTCCATGTGATTTGTCTCGATGTTTCTGAAGATCTTCAGCAATTTTATTTGCAATTTCATCTAAAAAAATTGCCTTACTTTCTGGTGCATAGAAATCATCCAAGCGCATTTTTAATTCATGAAAATCATCAACTGCGTGATATTTTTGTGAAGGCTCGATTTTCGATTTATAAAAATCCAAACCTTCT
Coding sequences within it:
- a CDS encoding toll/interleukin-1 receptor domain-containing protein gives rise to the protein MEDEKIIRQEGLDFYKSKIEPSQKYHAVDDFHELKMRLDDFYAPESKAIFLDEIANKIAEDLQKHRDKSHGGQPGINCEKERKPPKLLFYIKQELGTLPLVAHQRSLSNPQQTRNKVFISYSHFDKDILVDVQRHFKPFINQIEIWDDSKILPGQKWKEEVRKAIDQTKVAILLISTDFLGSEFIANNELPPLLQAAEENGAVILIVILKPCLFEEFDKLNQFQTLNPPNNPVIKMDNTEREETFVNLVRQTKKILSAE